One genomic window of Candidatus Alcyoniella australis includes the following:
- a CDS encoding cytochrome c biogenesis protein CcdA, which yields MQGLFDNVGTYIQTSPWLALVVVFLGGLLTASNPCVLAMIPLTIGFVSGDNAIKSTKRAFIFSLLFVLGLAVMFTGMGIAAALLGKLFGRVSSVWNLVVAGVCLLMGLHLTGLLKIPIPQLNVNPKLKGTAGAFVLGLLFGVVSAPCAAPMLVVLLAYIAGSGSSVVYGGLLLLAYASGHCALIVVAGTSMGAAKAVIENKRLTSATNLLRRAAGVLIIVVGGFFAFRGLR from the coding sequence ATGCAGGGTCTGTTCGACAACGTCGGAACCTATATCCAGACCAGCCCCTGGCTGGCGCTGGTCGTGGTGTTTCTCGGCGGCCTGCTGACCGCGAGCAACCCCTGCGTGCTGGCGATGATTCCGCTGACAATCGGCTTCGTCTCCGGCGACAACGCTATCAAGTCCACCAAGCGAGCCTTCATCTTCTCGCTGCTGTTCGTGCTCGGGCTGGCCGTGATGTTCACCGGCATGGGCATTGCCGCAGCGTTGCTGGGCAAGCTGTTCGGTCGGGTATCCAGTGTCTGGAACTTGGTGGTGGCCGGGGTCTGCCTGCTGATGGGTTTGCATCTGACGGGGTTGCTGAAAATCCCGATTCCGCAATTGAACGTCAATCCGAAACTCAAGGGCACTGCGGGCGCTTTTGTGCTCGGGCTGCTGTTCGGCGTGGTATCGGCGCCCTGCGCAGCGCCGATGCTGGTGGTGCTGTTGGCCTACATCGCGGGCAGCGGATCGTCGGTTGTTTACGGCGGCCTGTTGCTGCTGGCCTATGCCTCGGGGCATTGTGCGTTGATCGTGGTCGCCGGAACCAGCATGGGCGCGGCCAAGGCGGTCATTGAAAATAAACGGCTGACCTCCGCCACCAACTTGCTGCGGCGTGCCGCTGGCGTGCTGATAATCGTTGTCGGCGGATTCTTCGCATTCCGGGGATTGCGATGA